From a single Acidobacteriota bacterium genomic region:
- a CDS encoding glycosyltransferase family 4 protein, producing the protein MQAERLLRRLSAVPGLEVALQPINPQFLPRLQKIKYVRTLITIPKYVIDLLFRVRSFDVIHIFSASYSSFVISPTPALLVAKLFRKPTILNYRSGEAEDHLRRWKSAIRTASQFDEIVVPSGYLVDVFAKFGLNAHSIFNFVDTDRFSFRRRDPLRPVFLSNRNFEAHYNVQCTLHAFKQIQGQMPEASLLVVGDGPLRAELRDLASRLELRNVEFRGSVSPDQMPSVYDEADIYLNASSIDNMPNSVIEAFSAGLPVVTTNAGGIPYIVEHERTGLMSAVNDPESLAQNALRLFREPDLAERLISAARDEVKRYTWERVADEWVELYRSMVKPG; encoded by the coding sequence GTGCAGGCAGAACGGCTTCTGCGTCGGCTTTCTGCGGTCCCGGGGCTTGAGGTTGCACTCCAACCCATCAATCCGCAATTTTTGCCGAGGCTGCAAAAGATCAAGTATGTACGAACGCTCATCACTATTCCGAAATACGTTATCGATCTTCTCTTTCGGGTCCGTTCATTTGATGTGATTCATATCTTTTCAGCGTCCTATTCCTCATTCGTGATCAGCCCGACGCCGGCCCTGCTGGTTGCGAAACTCTTTCGCAAGCCGACGATCCTGAACTACCGCAGCGGCGAGGCCGAAGACCATCTGCGGCGTTGGAAAAGCGCGATCAGGACGGCGAGCCAATTCGATGAGATCGTAGTTCCCTCCGGATACCTCGTGGATGTCTTCGCAAAATTTGGCCTCAACGCACATTCAATTTTCAATTTCGTCGATACCGACCGGTTTTCGTTTCGACGGCGTGACCCGCTCAGGCCGGTCTTTCTCTCGAATCGCAATTTTGAGGCACATTACAATGTCCAATGCACTCTCCATGCTTTCAAGCAGATCCAGGGACAAATGCCCGAAGCAAGCCTTCTGGTCGTCGGTGACGGGCCTTTGAGGGCGGAACTTCGCGATCTGGCGTCGCGGTTGGAATTGCGGAATGTCGAGTTTCGAGGTTCGGTCTCGCCAGATCAGATGCCATCGGTGTATGACGAGGCGGATATTTACCTGAACGCTTCGAGCATCGACAATATGCCAAACTCGGTAATTGAGGCCTTCTCCGCCGGGCTTCCAGTCGTTACGACCAATGCCGGGGGTATCCCGTACATTGTTGAGCACGAGAGAACGGGCCTAATGTCAGCGGTCAATGATCCGGAAAGCCTCGCACAAAATGCCTTACGCTTGTTTCGTGAGCCTGATCTTGCGGAACGGCTTATTTCCGCGGCTCGGGACGAGGTCAAGCGATATACATGGGAAAGGGTCGCGGACGAGTGGGTCGAGCTTTACCGGTCGATGGTGAAGCCGGGATGA
- a CDS encoding glycosyltransferase encodes MKRPRVLHLLGSFEIGGTEVQAVRLLRSLSTQRDLCTSVGAISGAGPLRTVIEDAGYRTVAEFPLTSFRDANFIKQSFSLAGYLKRNAIDLLHTHDFYSNILGMASARLANTRCRLASKRATWSKTGAQLLVERQAFRFAHKIVANSDAVREFLIEGGVPGAKIATIYNGLDPSRFVERRVDDRHEWQDKLGLDVDPEARLVTIVANMRSDVKNHEMFLRSAKLIGAEENTAIFVLVGEGELEAEFRQMAGELGIGGRCRFLGGRSDVREILSVSDVGVLCSRSEGFANAILEYMAAGLPVVATDVGGAREAVEHERTGFVIPASDVTALASSVLALLNDAEMSTAMGERGRAIAAERFSESAQLEAVISLYDSLLNG; translated from the coding sequence ATGAAGCGACCCAGAGTTTTACATTTACTTGGAAGTTTCGAAATAGGAGGAACCGAGGTTCAGGCAGTTCGATTGCTTCGCTCCCTTTCAACTCAACGAGATCTTTGCACGAGCGTCGGCGCCATTAGTGGGGCCGGGCCGCTTCGAACAGTCATCGAGGATGCCGGTTACAGAACGGTCGCGGAATTCCCCTTAACAAGTTTCCGCGACGCAAATTTTATCAAGCAATCGTTCAGCCTGGCGGGCTACCTGAAACGGAATGCAATCGACCTATTGCACACTCACGATTTCTATTCAAATATTCTAGGGATGGCATCGGCCAGACTGGCAAATACCCGATGCCGGCTTGCATCGAAACGAGCAACCTGGAGCAAGACGGGAGCCCAACTCCTGGTTGAGCGGCAGGCGTTTCGATTCGCTCATAAAATAGTTGCGAACTCGGACGCAGTCAGAGAGTTTTTGATTGAGGGCGGGGTACCGGGAGCAAAGATCGCAACGATCTACAACGGACTGGACCCGAGTCGGTTTGTAGAGAGGCGAGTAGACGACAGGCACGAATGGCAGGATAAACTTGGCCTCGATGTCGACCCAGAGGCAAGACTTGTCACGATCGTCGCAAATATGCGAAGTGACGTGAAGAATCACGAGATGTTCCTTCGCTCGGCAAAGCTGATAGGTGCCGAAGAAAACACGGCCATTTTTGTACTGGTCGGAGAGGGCGAACTTGAGGCAGAGTTTAGGCAAATGGCCGGAGAACTGGGCATTGGTGGGCGATGCAGGTTCCTTGGGGGCCGTTCGGATGTTCGTGAAATCCTTTCCGTATCGGACGTTGGCGTACTTTGCTCGCGGTCAGAAGGGTTTGCGAATGCGATACTCGAATACATGGCGGCAGGGTTGCCGGTGGTGGCGACGGACGTGGGCGGAGCACGTGAGGCGGTGGAACACGAACGAACCGGATTTGTGATTCCCGCAAGCGATGTGACGGCTCTAGCCTCATCGGTACTAGCACTTTTGAACGATGCGGAAATGTCAACGGCAATGGGCGAACGGGGACGGGCGATTGCGGCTGAGCGATTTTCCGAAAGTGCACAGCTTGAGGCGGTCATATCACTCTACGATTCACTGCTAAATGGATGA
- a CDS encoding class I SAM-dependent methyltransferase: MTPYDEESYKGYLEKELSRFESRQDKGLRLLEFVLEFEKPAILDLGCGAGQELLQFSSRKGVLKIGVDVEFAAGDIFNRLHSRRDGEQSIFINSAGEELPFAKESFHLIICRVALPYMHSETAIREMSRILAPEGRIVLTVHAPGFYLQMIRKRLGSFSVKQLAYPVICFAGGGWFLMTGKQPRGAFWKGKETFHTKSMLARELNACGLGIIEDGPAEGKGGHTYLIGKR; encoded by the coding sequence ATGACGCCATACGATGAAGAATCATACAAAGGGTATCTAGAAAAGGAACTTTCGCGTTTCGAATCCCGACAGGATAAGGGACTTAGGCTACTTGAATTTGTATTAGAATTCGAAAAACCAGCAATACTTGACCTCGGGTGCGGTGCCGGACAGGAATTGCTTCAGTTCTCGAGCAGGAAGGGCGTTCTAAAGATCGGTGTGGACGTTGAGTTTGCCGCGGGTGATATTTTCAACCGTCTGCATTCGCGACGAGACGGCGAGCAGAGTATCTTCATAAATTCCGCAGGAGAAGAACTTCCTTTTGCGAAAGAGAGCTTTCACCTGATCATCTGCCGAGTCGCGTTACCCTATATGCACTCGGAAACCGCAATTCGGGAAATGTCGCGAATCCTCGCTCCTGAGGGGCGGATAGTGCTGACGGTCCATGCACCGGGTTTCTATCTGCAGATGATCCGAAAAAGACTTGGCAGCTTTTCGGTCAAGCAACTTGCCTATCCGGTGATCTGTTTTGCGGGCGGCGGTTGGTTCCTAATGACAGGCAAGCAGCCAAGAGGAGCGTTCTGGAAAGGCAAAGAGACATTTCATACGAAATCGATGCTCGCCCGGGAACTAAACGCCTGCGGGCTAGGAATAATCGAAGATGGCCCGGCAGAGGGCAAAGGGGGGCACACGTATCTGATCGGCAAGCGATAA
- the asnB gene encoding asparagine synthase (glutamine-hydrolyzing): MCGIAGFISRKTGEERYEREELLDAMCRAIAHRGPDDQGTVVRGRAALGMRRLAIIDLATGQQPIFSEDNRLAIVFNGEIYNYLDLKAELESKGYRFRTNSDTETILHAFEEYGAECVDHLRGMFAIAIWNFESEELFLARDRVGKKPLFYGTAGDGAFIFGSELKSLVLHPGIDRTIDPEALDAYLAFGYVPEHLCIFGAIKKLEPGHTLLLAKGKISTRRYWKLPEDRVEGRSDDEIAEELVERLREAVRVRLISEVPLGAFLSGGIDSSAVVGMMAELSDGPVKTFSIGFNEDSFNELEYARRAARHFKTDHHEFIVTPELVDTVDDIAWHFDEPFADSSALPTFMVAKLAREHVTVVLSGDGGDELFGGYTRYKTALGRQWARRLPHFLRQAIAAAAIRLPHSARGKNYLYNIAQDHIGRYIDLVSVINRPQRQMLYSEDLRRQLNGKNGGPEEKFSEISGSRGTADLLGPLMALDFKTYLPSDIMVKVDRMTMANSLEARSPLLDQELIEFAAGIPSDLKLKGGETKYILKKALGGFVPKEILYREKQGFGVPIEAWINRELRDDIRETLLDKNSLGRKLFDRLYIEVLLGEHSSGRRDHSHAIWALFMLEKWQERYQGT; this comes from the coding sequence ATGTGCGGGATAGCCGGATTCATTAGTAGAAAGACGGGCGAAGAGAGGTACGAACGGGAGGAACTGCTCGACGCGATGTGCCGCGCGATCGCGCACCGCGGGCCGGACGACCAAGGGACGGTGGTGCGGGGGCGGGCCGCGCTTGGGATGCGACGGCTCGCCATTATCGACCTCGCGACCGGGCAGCAGCCGATATTTTCAGAGGACAACCGGCTGGCGATAGTTTTTAATGGCGAGATCTATAATTACCTCGACCTAAAGGCGGAGCTTGAATCCAAGGGTTACCGTTTTCGGACAAATTCGGACACGGAAACCATTTTACATGCCTTTGAAGAATACGGTGCGGAGTGCGTAGATCACCTTCGGGGAATGTTCGCGATCGCGATCTGGAATTTCGAATCGGAAGAGCTATTTCTGGCCCGCGACCGGGTCGGGAAAAAGCCGCTTTTTTATGGGACGGCAGGCGACGGAGCATTCATCTTCGGTTCTGAGCTAAAATCGCTCGTACTACACCCGGGAATTGACAGAACGATCGACCCGGAAGCGCTTGACGCCTATTTGGCCTTCGGTTATGTGCCCGAACACCTTTGCATATTCGGAGCGATCAAGAAGCTTGAGCCCGGACACACCCTTCTGCTGGCTAAGGGCAAGATATCGACTAGGCGGTACTGGAAACTCCCGGAGGATAGAGTCGAAGGCCGGAGCGATGATGAGATCGCGGAGGAGCTTGTGGAACGGCTCCGCGAGGCAGTCCGAGTACGGCTGATCTCCGAGGTGCCACTTGGTGCCTTTCTCTCAGGCGGTATCGATTCCTCGGCAGTGGTCGGAATGATGGCCGAGCTAAGCGACGGCCCGGTCAAGACCTTTTCTATCGGTTTCAACGAAGATAGTTTTAATGAGCTTGAGTACGCACGACGGGCGGCAAGGCATTTCAAGACCGACCACCATGAGTTCATTGTGACACCGGAACTGGTCGACACCGTTGACGACATCGCCTGGCATTTCGACGAACCATTTGCAGATTCCTCAGCACTGCCGACTTTCATGGTCGCAAAACTTGCCCGTGAACACGTGACGGTCGTGCTCTCAGGCGACGGCGGCGATGAGCTTTTTGGCGGTTACACGAGGTACAAGACCGCTCTCGGGAGACAATGGGCGCGGAGGCTGCCGCATTTTTTGCGGCAAGCAATCGCGGCGGCGGCCATAAGGCTTCCGCACTCGGCACGCGGAAAAAACTATCTTTACAACATCGCGCAGGACCATATCGGCCGATACATCGATCTTGTCTCGGTGATCAACCGGCCGCAACGGCAAATGCTTTACTCAGAGGATCTGCGGAGGCAGCTTAATGGTAAAAATGGCGGACCAGAAGAGAAATTTTCGGAGATCTCCGGATCCCGAGGTACGGCCGACCTCCTTGGACCGCTGATGGCACTCGACTTCAAGACCTACCTCCCGAGCGATATAATGGTAAAGGTCGATAGAATGACGATGGCAAATTCGTTGGAGGCCCGGTCACCGCTGCTCGACCAGGAGCTGATAGAATTTGCGGCCGGAATTCCAAGCGACCTAAAGCTAAAGGGCGGTGAGACAAAATACATCCTAAAGAAGGCACTCGGAGGTTTTGTGCCTAAGGAAATCCTGTACCGCGAGAAGCAAGGCTTTGGGGTTCCGATCGAAGCCTGGATAAACCGCGAACTGCGGGACGATATTAGAGAAACACTTCTGGACAAAAATTCGCTTGGGCGAAAACTTTTCGATCGCTTGTATATCGAGGTGCTTTTGGGTGAGCACTCAAGCGGCCGGCGGGACCACTCGCATGCCATCTGGGCACTCTTTATGCTCGAGAAATGGCAAGAACGCTATCAAGGAACATAG
- a CDS encoding oligosaccharide flippase family protein, translating into MDPRKSASSRIDVPTLQKQASWYFLARFIAFSLSVLTPIIIVRTLTIEHFGVYKQASTLITTLASVLPFGVGISAFYFLSRDDSERSPAVLNIVLYFTFIGLSTIAVFGFFPEAVRVFFDSDETVSLSALIGGLSAVVLFSLFLDYVAFANREPVIGAYFVIASQITRTLAVIIAAVAFGTVLSILVASIIQAAIQSVVLLVYLGDRFPRFWRSFDAAFLKRHIAYALPLGFSGLLWNAHANLHFFVVGNRFNTAAFAIYAVGCFQLPLIGMLSESVNSVLIPRMTELQSADDRSSMVELLARASSKLAIVYLPIFAFFFITAETVITLLFTEAYVASTPIFRVFLFLIPLGIVMSDSVVRVYTDLASFLLKVRIGSTIILTIGLIAAAGTESLLAIVLTMVAIRYGEALIAEYGIFTRLGFRRTDLPKFARVLRLVIASGAAAICCAAVYFTTRARVPQMLAGLLHESYGNTAGQLVQSLSMLAVLSVAGIAFAIPYLLLCIRYAGLEEDEVRLLTNLKARAFGFVGRRK; encoded by the coding sequence ATGGACCCGAGAAAATCCGCTAGCAGCAGAATCGACGTCCCAACCCTGCAGAAGCAGGCCTCATGGTATTTCCTGGCGCGATTTATCGCGTTCTCGCTTTCGGTGCTTACACCCATTATCATCGTCAGAACTCTCACTATCGAGCATTTCGGCGTCTACAAGCAGGCATCTACTCTGATAACAACACTTGCTTCGGTATTGCCGTTTGGGGTTGGGATAAGCGCATTTTATTTCCTTTCGCGAGACGACTCTGAGCGCTCGCCAGCAGTATTGAACATTGTCCTTTATTTCACATTTATCGGCCTTTCCACGATCGCCGTCTTCGGGTTTTTCCCGGAGGCGGTCCGAGTTTTCTTTGACTCCGACGAAACCGTTTCACTCTCGGCATTGATCGGGGGCCTTTCGGCGGTCGTGCTTTTTTCGCTTTTTCTCGACTATGTTGCCTTCGCGAATCGGGAGCCGGTGATAGGGGCATATTTCGTGATCGCGTCGCAGATAACGCGGACTCTGGCGGTGATAATTGCCGCCGTGGCCTTCGGGACGGTCCTATCGATCCTGGTGGCATCGATAATACAAGCTGCTATCCAGAGCGTTGTGCTACTAGTCTACCTTGGTGACCGTTTCCCAAGATTTTGGCGAAGCTTTGATGCGGCGTTCCTCAAGAGGCATATTGCATACGCACTGCCGCTCGGTTTTTCCGGGCTTTTGTGGAACGCTCACGCGAATCTGCATTTCTTCGTCGTGGGCAACCGATTCAATACGGCGGCTTTTGCCATCTATGCGGTAGGGTGCTTTCAACTACCGCTGATCGGGATGCTATCAGAATCGGTAAACTCGGTCCTGATACCGCGGATGACGGAGCTGCAGTCGGCGGACGACCGGAGCTCGATGGTAGAGCTTTTGGCTAGGGCCTCGAGTAAATTGGCAATAGTTTACCTTCCGATCTTTGCTTTCTTTTTTATAACGGCCGAAACGGTGATCACGCTGCTTTTCACCGAGGCCTATGTGGCGAGCACGCCTATTTTTAGGGTATTCCTTTTTCTGATCCCGCTGGGGATCGTAATGTCCGACTCGGTCGTCAGGGTTTACACGGATCTGGCAAGTTTTTTGCTAAAGGTCCGGATCGGGTCCACGATAATCTTGACAATCGGGCTGATCGCGGCAGCGGGGACGGAAAGCCTTTTGGCGATCGTCCTTACGATGGTGGCGATCAGGTACGGCGAGGCTCTTATTGCCGAATACGGGATCTTTACGAGACTCGGGTTTCGGCGGACGGACCTGCCAAAGTTTGCCCGCGTATTACGCCTGGTTATCGCAAGCGGAGCGGCGGCGATATGCTGTGCGGCCGTATACTTCACGACCCGCGCTCGGGTTCCGCAAATGCTCGCGGGCCTGCTACATGAGAGCTACGGAAACACGGCAGGGCAGCTGGTTCAAAGCCTTTCGATGCTCGCGGTGCTGTCAGTAGCCGGGATCGCATTTGCCATCCCGTACCTTTTACTTTGCATTCGGTATGCAGGACTCGAGGAAGACGAGGTCCGGCTTCTGACAAACCTGAAGGCAAGGGCCTTCGGTTTCGTTGGACGCCGGAAATGA
- a CDS encoding glycosyltransferase family 2 protein, giving the protein MGIFEIASLIFWANTAAIAYAYAGYPVAVWLAARLRPRRWKIEEMTPRVTMIIAARNEEKAIAEKLENSLALDYPEDKLDFIVVSDASEDATDSIVEAFPDARVKLLRAERRLGKTGAQNLGVEHAEGEILLFSDATTWYEKDVVRNLVRNFADPTIGCVGGMLIYRDGTNTSVGRASADYWGYETFIKRHESLAASLIGVSGCMYAVRRSAYKPMYPEACSDFLIATVMQRQGLRTVFEPEAVCTEETNETTEKELRMRVRVIAQTLSDIWRNRDILNPLRAGFFGFAIVSHKVARYSVPLFLIAAYFANMVLAFRSTGYAILFAGQTVFWGVGLAGMLIDRKRSAARILGYPTYFALANLASLLGIYRFL; this is encoded by the coding sequence ATGGGAATATTTGAGATCGCCTCACTGATCTTTTGGGCCAACACGGCGGCCATAGCGTATGCCTACGCGGGCTACCCGGTCGCAGTCTGGCTGGCAGCCCGGTTGCGACCGAGACGCTGGAAGATCGAGGAGATGACTCCAAGAGTCACGATGATAATCGCCGCAAGGAACGAGGAAAAGGCGATTGCCGAAAAGCTCGAAAACTCGCTGGCCCTCGATTACCCGGAAGATAAACTTGATTTTATTGTGGTTTCGGATGCGTCAGAAGATGCGACAGACTCGATCGTAGAGGCTTTTCCGGATGCGCGGGTAAAACTGCTCCGTGCCGAACGGCGACTCGGAAAGACGGGAGCACAAAACCTCGGGGTGGAACATGCGGAGGGAGAGATCTTACTCTTTTCAGACGCGACGACCTGGTACGAGAAGGACGTTGTCCGCAACCTTGTCCGAAACTTCGCAGACCCGACAATAGGCTGCGTCGGCGGAATGCTCATTTACCGAGATGGTACAAACACCTCGGTCGGGAGGGCCTCAGCGGACTACTGGGGCTACGAAACCTTCATAAAGCGGCACGAAAGCCTCGCCGCATCGCTGATCGGGGTTTCGGGCTGTATGTATGCGGTACGCCGCTCAGCCTACAAGCCAATGTACCCGGAGGCGTGCTCCGATTTCTTGATCGCAACTGTGATGCAACGACAGGGGCTAAGAACCGTTTTTGAACCAGAGGCCGTCTGCACAGAAGAAACAAACGAGACAACCGAAAAGGAGTTAAGAATGCGGGTGCGGGTGATAGCCCAAACGCTTTCTGACATCTGGCGGAACCGAGATATCCTGAACCCGCTGAGGGCAGGGTTTTTCGGATTTGCGATCGTATCGCATAAAGTGGCCCGATACTCGGTCCCGCTATTCCTGATCGCGGCCTACTTCGCAAATATGGTCCTTGCCTTCAGGTCAACCGGGTACGCGATACTATTTGCTGGTCAGACGGTCTTTTGGGGAGTGGGGCTGGCCGGAATGCTGATCGACCGGAAAAGATCCGCCGCCAGAATACTCGGATACCCTACCTACTTCGCGCTTGCGAACCTTGCATCCCTACTTGGAATCTATCGATTTCTGTGA
- a CDS encoding O-antigen ligase family protein has protein sequence MEEAVRNGKILDRDPRTAGDAKPTEERTGGHRLTFLFVAAFAYAVYFRPHEFYPTTPVVNSLPMLTAAGALVSFLLTELMSGGSSRKFPTEVKCVLVMTAFALLTMPIARDPALAWKTFNDLWLPLVLVFFVTANVLTSLRRIKTLMLLGVAIGVYLSYQTYDLYSQGIFEIEGYRIAVDFGGMFGNPNDMAIHLVMFVPIAIGLAFAGRSIMLRVLLLASAVLMLVAVTLTQSRGGLIGIAAIGIALLSRLGKGRMPQALGLAAIIFIVLVAFAPGNIGTRIASIFDSALDPTGSHNQRQEAVTRSIYVTLRNPQGVGIGNSIMFGPRNLQTHNAYTQVSSELGWIAFGAYLVLICYPLRELSRIEKKLRARDERHAAYYLVVGTWAGIIGYAVSSFFASIAYLWFVYFPICYAIGLRELHERQRTESEGQKDQEAGTLPKSELIRA, from the coding sequence ATGGAGGAAGCAGTAAGAAATGGGAAGATTCTCGATCGCGATCCTAGGACGGCTGGCGATGCAAAGCCAACGGAAGAACGAACCGGTGGGCATCGCTTAACGTTTTTGTTCGTTGCGGCGTTTGCATATGCGGTATATTTCCGGCCGCATGAGTTTTACCCGACAACTCCGGTAGTAAACTCGCTGCCGATGCTGACAGCGGCGGGGGCATTGGTTTCTTTCCTTCTGACCGAACTGATGAGCGGCGGTTCGTCACGCAAATTCCCGACCGAGGTGAAGTGCGTGCTGGTAATGACGGCGTTTGCTTTGCTGACAATGCCGATAGCCCGCGACCCGGCATTAGCATGGAAGACATTTAACGACCTGTGGCTGCCGCTCGTGCTTGTATTTTTCGTAACGGCGAACGTATTGACAAGCCTGCGGCGGATCAAAACGCTAATGCTGCTGGGCGTAGCTATCGGGGTTTACCTGAGCTACCAGACCTATGACCTTTACAGCCAAGGGATCTTCGAGATAGAGGGCTACCGGATCGCAGTTGATTTCGGCGGAATGTTCGGGAACCCGAACGACATGGCCATCCATCTGGTGATGTTCGTTCCGATAGCGATCGGATTGGCGTTTGCGGGGCGGAGTATAATGTTGAGAGTTCTCCTGCTTGCCTCGGCCGTGCTGATGCTGGTAGCGGTGACGCTTACGCAGTCAAGAGGCGGATTGATCGGCATTGCCGCGATCGGCATCGCACTGCTGAGCCGGCTCGGGAAAGGGCGGATGCCGCAGGCGCTTGGACTGGCAGCGATCATCTTTATAGTTCTGGTTGCATTTGCGCCGGGCAACATTGGAACAAGGATCGCTTCGATCTTTGACTCCGCTCTTGACCCGACAGGATCGCACAATCAACGGCAAGAAGCTGTTACGCGATCGATCTACGTCACACTACGGAACCCCCAGGGAGTTGGAATCGGAAACAGCATCATGTTTGGCCCCCGCAACCTGCAAACGCACAACGCCTATACGCAGGTTTCGTCCGAACTCGGCTGGATAGCATTTGGAGCGTATTTGGTACTTATCTGTTATCCGCTTCGGGAGCTATCAAGGATAGAAAAGAAGCTTCGAGCCCGAGATGAAAGGCACGCGGCCTATTACCTTGTGGTCGGGACGTGGGCCGGGATAATCGGATATGCGGTTTCGAGCTTTTTTGCCTCAATAGCATACCTTTGGTTCGTTTATTTCCCGATATGCTACGCTATCGGGTTGCGGGAATTGCATGAACGGCAGAGAACCGAAAGTGAAGGCCAGAAGGATCAAGAAGCAGGAACCCTACCGAAATCAGAATTGATCCGAGCTTGA
- a CDS encoding polysaccharide export protein — MRIRSVLLVVLFSGILFGAEARAQTAGDATVPQTAGTPPANTSAAGQDDEESLLPFYNNFLAEYVLGPEDVISVDVFGHANYSKSGIVVPPTSRIAYPLIRGGIFVGGKTTEQVAEIIQRELNEYIIDPQVTVTLDKVGSARFSVLGRVGTPGIKPMNRRYSLYEAIAEAGGIAEKGDRNRVVLVRMDRNGQLSQSVVDLEQVLKGREPVPYLLPGDQIIVPEKRWSLTKIFEIVGRVSAIRVLLGSPL; from the coding sequence ATGAGAATTAGAAGCGTTTTATTGGTGGTATTATTCTCAGGAATACTTTTTGGGGCCGAGGCCCGCGCCCAAACTGCCGGAGATGCAACAGTTCCGCAAACGGCGGGGACACCGCCCGCGAACACTAGCGCCGCGGGCCAGGATGACGAAGAATCGCTGCTTCCCTTTTACAACAATTTCCTTGCTGAGTACGTCCTCGGGCCGGAGGATGTGATCTCAGTGGATGTATTCGGGCATGCGAACTACTCGAAATCGGGGATCGTCGTTCCGCCGACATCAAGGATCGCGTATCCATTGATACGCGGCGGGATCTTTGTCGGCGGGAAGACGACCGAACAGGTTGCCGAGATCATCCAACGCGAGCTAAACGAATACATTATCGACCCGCAGGTGACGGTCACGCTCGACAAGGTAGGCTCGGCCCGGTTCAGCGTCCTCGGGCGGGTCGGGACGCCCGGCATCAAGCCGATGAACCGTCGATATTCACTTTACGAAGCGATCGCCGAAGCCGGGGGAATTGCGGAAAAAGGCGACCGCAATCGGGTAGTCCTGGTCCGGATGGACCGAAACGGCCAGCTCTCGCAGTCGGTGGTAGACCTTGAACAAGTTCTTAAGGGCCGGGAGCCGGTGCCATATTTGCTGCCGGGCGACCAAATAATCGTACCCGAGAAGCGCTGGAGCCTGACAAAGATATTCGAGATCGTTGGCCGGGTCAGTGCGATCCGCGTCCTTTTGGGCAGTCCGTTGTAA